The following is a genomic window from Adhaeribacter radiodurans.
CAGCAAAGCTCCTGCCGGCCAATCACTGTTTGTGGTGACGAATGTTATTTTCAAAGCCAAGGAAAACGAAACGAAAGCTCCCGTAAATGCGGTAGGTCAAACGAAGAATTAAGGGTTTTAGTAAATTTTAATACTCTAACCGAATTTCAGAATAATAGAAGTCAATAACGAACAACTAATAACAAACAACCATCATATAAATGAAGAGAAGAAATTTTTTAATGCAAACCGGAGCAATGGCCTTGAGTGGTTTGCTAACGGCTAATAAGTTATCAGCCAATTTTTTATCTGATTCAGCGGCAATGCGGCCGATTGGTTTAGGTTTATTTACTTTATTTAACGTAATCGATCAGGATGTAACAGGTATTTTAAAGAAAGTAGCCGCCTTAGGTTATCAGGAAATTGAATCGGCTTTCAGCAAGAAAGGCGGGTATTACGGCATGAAACCCCAGGAATTTGCCGCCTTCACCAAAGACATAGGATTAACCTGGCAATCGCACCACGTTTTAGGTGCGCCTTTTAAGTTACCGCCAGGTGCTAAAATGCCAACCGGTGCCGATGGCAAACCTATTTCTATTCCGCCTATGCGTAACTTACGCGATAACTACCAGGAACTGATCGACGAAGCAGCGGCTGGTGGCGTGAAATACCTGGTTTGCGCCAATACGCCAATTGGCACTTTAGATGAGATAAAATCTTCCATCGACGTTTTAAATAAATCGGCGGAAGCGGCTAAAAAAGCTGGTTTAATCTTTTGCTACCATAACCACGATGCCGAATTCAAAAAAGTGGAAGGCCAGGTTCCTTACGATATGCTACTGTCCCAAACCGACCCTAATAACTTAAAAATGGAATTAGATTTAGCCTGGGCAGTAAAAGGTGGCTACGATCCGGTAGCTTTATTTAAGCAACATCCGGGGCGTTTCCCTTTGTGGCACGTAAAAGATTTAACTCAAGACCGGCAAACCATTCAGCCAGTAGGCAGCGGTACCATCGATTTTAAACCCATTTTTGATCAGGCAAAGCTAGCGGGTTTGCAGCACTTTTTTGTGGAGCACGATATGCCTGCCGATCCGTTTGCCAGCATTTCCACCAGCATACAAAATTTAAAAAAACTTTTAAGTTAGATTAGTAGCAGAAAATTTTAACCGAAAAGTTTTAGGCTAGGCACTTAAGCAGCAGCTTTTCCCAGGAAGTAGTATTAATAAGAAAATTCAACCTATTTAACTCAATTAGATCAATAATTTACTAAATTTTTGGTCTGATTGAGTTAAATAGGTTCCTCCTGAATAAGACAGCGAATAATCATACTCTACCAAATTTAATTCTGGCCAATTACTTAGTTCTAAAAGGCCGAATACACAATAAACTTTTTCCTGGGTTTCGTATTTTGGATTTTAGTAAAAGGCATCTACTAAACAGCAGCGGGCTCCCGGAAACCTACCCAGGTGAAACGCTTAATTACAAATTCGGGGTTGGTGAAAGAAGCGTTACCCGCCGGATTACCGCCCGTTACGTGAAAATCTGAAAAACCCGCATTTTGGTTCACGTAAATATTGCCGGTAAGATTAAAGCTTACGGGTGTACCAGCCAGACTCATTTCATCTTTTATCTGCTCTTTAATTTCAGGATCGGTGGTATAAGCGGCGCACGAAATGGCTCCCTGCGTTTCAGCTAATTCCCGGGCTAAAGCAATGGATTCAGTTGTATTTTTTGTTTTAATAATTAAAGCTATAGGGCCAAACAACTCCTGGTTATAAATATCCTTATCGGCGGAGGTAACCTCGTATAAAACAGGACTACAAATCCGGGCATCGGTAAAAGCCGGATTTTTAATATTGCAAGTAGATAACAGTACTTTTCCGTGGCCTTGCGCCGAATCCTTCACGCGCTGCTCCGTAGCAACATTCTGAATGGCTCCCAAAATTTGCGGACCGGCTTTAGGATTATTGACTAAGCCCTCTATAGCATCGCTCAATTTTTGGGTGACTACTTCGTAAGGAATGACTTCACCATTTACTTTTATTCCGGTTTCGGGAACAAAGAAATTTTGCGGAGCGGTACACATTTGTCCGGAATACAAGGAGACTGAAAAAGCCAGATTCTGCAATACTTTATCTAAATCGGTTGTTGAATCTAATATAACCGAATTAACGCCTGCTTTTTCGGTAAAAACCATTTTACCGGGTAGTTTTTCCAGGTAATTGCCAAACGTGGTGCTACCGGTATAATCAATTAATTTAACTTTGGGGTGTTCGGCCAGTTCTTTGGTAATTAAATTATCTTGGGCATCTACTGCCAACTGGCAGATAGTTGGATCCAGGTTTTGTTCCTGTAATACTTTTTGCACTTGAGCCACTATCAACGCAATAGGTAAAACGGCTTTCGGATGCGGTTTAATAATTACCGGATTACCCGTTACCAGACTGGCAAACATACCCGGTACTGTATTCCAGGTCGGGAAGGTAGAACAACCAATAACCACACTAATACCTTTCGGCACTGGTATCCAACTTTTTTGCAGCTTTATGCTATACTTCCCCATAGGCTTTTCCCACTCAGTCTGCGCCGGGAAACGGGTTTGCTCTTCTAAACCGGCCGCAATTGCTTCTAAAGCCCGATCTGCTGCATGTGGCCCGGATGCTTGAAAAGACATTAAAAAAGATTGACCGGTGGTGTGCATGGTAGCGTAAGCAATTTGAAAAAATTGCTTTTTTACGTGTTCCAAGGCTTCTACCAGCAAAACTGCCCGTTCCGCAGGATCTACTTTTCGCCAGGTATGAAAAGCCTTTTCGGCCCGTTCTATTAATGTGTTTGCTTCAAAAAACGGATACGTAATACCCAAAGCTTGCTGTAAATAAGGCGACTCCTCCTGCCCCACCCAATCCGACGGATTAGGTTGCAGTAACTCTGTAAACGGCTTATGTAAATAGGCTTCGTAGGCAGTCCGCCCTTCCAGATCGGCGGTTTCGCCGTATACCTCCGGAGTAGGGTTTTCGGGGTAAGCCGCAAAAAAAGTACGTTCGTGCAGGGCGCGGATGGCTTGCTGTAACAACGTTTGGTTTTTTTCTTTGTTAATAATAGCCATTTTTAGATACTTTTCGGTTGAAATTCGTATTGTTTCGGAGTGGCCGGTTTTCTTAAATTTACGTGAATTCAGGCTATTATCCAGTTTTAAACGATTCTTTTTCAACTTTGGCTTTTTCTTATATTCCTGATTCTTCTATGCTGACATGATTACCCGTTTTTCTTTTTGTTTTCTCGTTTTTTTCTCTGTTTTAAGTTTAAACTGGTTTGCTTCTTCGGCGCAAAATTTACGTTCCGCTAATCAGGAAACAACTACGGCCCGTACCCAACCCAAATACTTATTAATCAAATTAAAACCCAATTCCCGCTCCACCGGTACCCCCCAGCGGCAGGCTAGTGCGCCCTTTAATTCCTTGCAGCAGGTTTTGGCACAAATAAAAACTACTTCGTATCGCCCGAAATTTCCCGAAACCACTACTATCTCCAACTTAAAACCCGGTCAGGTTGATTTATCGTTATGGTACGAAGTTCAATTTCAGAATTTAAAATATTCTTTTCCGCAACTACGCCGCATGTTGCTCAGCACCGGCATGGTAGATCAGGTAGAACCCGTTTATGTACCCGAGGTGCTATATCAGCCCAATGACCCTTTAGCTGATTCCGTAACCGGAAACCAATATTATTTAAAACAAATTCACGCGTACAAGGGTTGGGATACTGAAAAGGGTGATTCAACTATTGTTATCGGAATTCTGGACACGGGAACTCGTCTGGACCACGAAGATTTAATCAAAAATTTAAAGCATAATTACGCCGATCCAATTGATGGAGTAGATAATGATAACGATGGTTACATTGATAATTTTACTGGTTGGGATACAGCCGACAATGACAATGATGCGAATGCGGGCGGACACGGTACTTTTGTAAGCGGCATTGCCGCTGGTACCCCCGATAATAATACTGGTATGGCAGGCGTTGGATTTAATTGCCGCTATTTACCAATTAAAGTTTTTTCTTCGGATGAAAATGGCTCTTTTGGTGGCTATGAGGGCATTAAATACGCCGCCGATCATGGTTGCCAGGTAATTAACTTATCGTGGGGCGGAGAAAATCCCTATTCTCAATTTGAGCAGGATGTTATTAACTATGCCGTTATTAATAAAAATGCTATAATAGTAGCTGCTGCGGGCAATACGCCTAAAGAAACTTTTTTTTACCCCGCTTCTTACGAAAATGTATTAGCGGTTAGTAGCGTAGATCAGAATGATGTAAAAGTAGCTAGTCAAACCTTTAACTACGCCATCGACCTCACCGCACCCGGTATAAGTATTTCAACTACCAGTAGTACCGGAACTAATACTTATGCGAGGGTAGGAGGTTCTTCCATGGCCTCCCCTCTGGTAGCCGGAGCTGCCGGCCTGCTCCGGAAAAAATTCCCGAATTATACTGCCCGGCAAGTAGCAGAACACCTGCGGGTAACGACCGATAACATTTACGCAGTTGGCAGCAACAATACCTACCTGGAAAAACTAGGTCATGGCCGCTTAAACGTATACCAGGCTTTAACTACGGCTCAACCCAAGGCAGTCCGAAATACCGAAAACACCTACGATTATCAGCGTATTTATGCGGGCAACGTTTTACCAATTATTGGAACATTTGAGAACGTATTAACGCCCACTCAAAGTTTAATCATTACCCTTTCTTCTTCGTCGCCTTATGTTTCTGTTATTCGGAGCACTTACAGTGCCGGGGCAATGGGTAGCTTAACTTCTAAAACAAATACCGCGCAACCATTTCAGGTTCTCATCAGCAAAGATATTCCGGCCAACCAAGAGGTAAGTTTTCGTTATGGTTTTAGCGATGGCACTTATACGGACTACCAGTATTTTACACTTCTTCTTAATTCAAATTACGTAACATTAAAAACCGGTGATTTAGATGCAACCGTTACTAGCCTGGGGAATATTGGGTTTAACGGGGCTAACCTGAAACAAGGAGAAAGTGTGATTTATAAGAATTTTGGCCAAATGCTGAGCGAAGGTGGCTTGCTGGTAGGTAATTCTCCCGAAAAAGTATCCGACCACCTGCGCACTACGCCTCCCGAGTCCGACGAAGATTTTACCATTACCCAAGGAATCCGGTTTGTAGAAAATAGTAAACGCGCCGACGAGGAAGCATACGGCGCGTTTAAAGATAGATACCCCAGGGTTGGTTCAGTGGGTGTAAAAGTAAAACAGCGGGCCTTCGCCTGGCAGAATACGCCGTACATCATCCTGGAATATCAACTTACTAATACTACTTCGGAGCCGTTAACCAACCTGCACGCCGGCTTATTTGCCGATTGGGATATTGGTGATTATACCAACAATGCCGCTGTTTGGGATTCGGTAACCCGAACAGGATATACTTTTACACCGGACAAGCCAGAGGTGTACGCGGGTATTACATTACTCACAGATCAACCGCCAACTACTTATGCCATCCGTAACCCAGCTAGTGGCCCGGAGGCGGTTAACCTAGCTGATGGTTTTAGTAACACCGAAAAATTTAGGGTTATAAGTAATTCCTCCCGCCAAAACCAAAATACCGAGGGTTCCAATAACGATGTATCGCAAGTAGTAGGCGGGGTGCTCCCGAATTTACTTACCGGGGAAACCACCACCGTAGCTTTTGCTATACTGGGGGCAGAAGCTTTGATCGATTTAAAAGAAACTGCCCAAGCTGCCCGAGCTAAATACCAGCTATTAAAATCCGGCCCGGTACTGGTAAAACAAATAGATTCAGTTTGCCAAGGCGAAACTCTAATTATTCGGCCAACCGGTGGAAAAAATTTTAAATTCTACGCCGACTCAACTGGAAAGCAATTATTAAATACAGGCCCGGGTTTTACCATCCCGCCTTTGCAACAAGCTACCACTTATTACATCAGCAACGTAGATTCTCTTTACGAAAGCCCCTTAACTGCAATGCCAATAGTTCCAGCCAATAGTCCGGCACGTTTTGCTTTTTCTCCCAATCCGGTATTTCCGGGTGCAAATGGCCGGGTTCATTTTACAGATCAGACGGTGGGTGCCAAACAATGGAACTGGAACTTTGGCAACGGCACCTACAGCCAGGAACAAAATCCAACTATTCAATACACACAACCCGGAAAGTATCTGGTAACCTTACAAGTAACTAATCAATACGGCTGCCTGGATTCCCTTACCCAAACCGTGGAGATTAAGTATTTGGACTACATCCGGCAGTGGCAGGAAAGCGATATTCTGGTCTATCCTATTCCTACTTATGATTTTTTAACAATTGCTATCTCCGAAGGAATTGATGCTACGCAAGGGCTGACTATTAGCCTGGTGAATGTTGTTGGCCAGCAGGTATTAGATAAAGTAACGTACCAAAATGGTAAACAGGCCTTCGACTTACGTAATCTGGCTAATGGCATTTACTATTTACGGATTCAGGGCCAAGATGGGCTTATTACCCGCCGGGTGGAGGTATTACGATAAATTTTAGAAATGATTTTGAGTACTATTTATCATTGGAGTTTTTGCAAGTCACCAGATTTCGGTGCTAACTAGTTTGAGATTTCAAGTTTGCCTCGTGGCCTGTGGGCCTCGTTTGGCTGTTTCGGGCAGTTTAGCGAACCTTGGCTCGTTGCACACTGCGCCATGCTGCTTTGCCGCACCGGAACGCTAAAAGGCCCTAAACAGCAAAACTGGTATTATTGCCAGTAGCTACCTGGCTCTTGAAATTAGGGACGAAAGGGTTAGATGATAGAATTAGTAAATTTCTCTTCTATTTTAATGAAATACTCCACCTCGCGCAAGTGTTAAGCGAAGCGTCACTTGGGCGTAAGAACCCCAGTCAGTCTCCCGACTGACGTGAAAT
Proteins encoded in this region:
- a CDS encoding sugar phosphate isomerase/epimerase family protein, whose protein sequence is MKRRNFLMQTGAMALSGLLTANKLSANFLSDSAAMRPIGLGLFTLFNVIDQDVTGILKKVAALGYQEIESAFSKKGGYYGMKPQEFAAFTKDIGLTWQSHHVLGAPFKLPPGAKMPTGADGKPISIPPMRNLRDNYQELIDEAAAGGVKYLVCANTPIGTLDEIKSSIDVLNKSAEAAKKAGLIFCYHNHDAEFKKVEGQVPYDMLLSQTDPNNLKMELDLAWAVKGGYDPVALFKQHPGRFPLWHVKDLTQDRQTIQPVGSGTIDFKPIFDQAKLAGLQHFFVEHDMPADPFASISTSIQNLKKLLS
- a CDS encoding S8 family serine peptidase; translation: MITRFSFCFLVFFSVLSLNWFASSAQNLRSANQETTTARTQPKYLLIKLKPNSRSTGTPQRQASAPFNSLQQVLAQIKTTSYRPKFPETTTISNLKPGQVDLSLWYEVQFQNLKYSFPQLRRMLLSTGMVDQVEPVYVPEVLYQPNDPLADSVTGNQYYLKQIHAYKGWDTEKGDSTIVIGILDTGTRLDHEDLIKNLKHNYADPIDGVDNDNDGYIDNFTGWDTADNDNDANAGGHGTFVSGIAAGTPDNNTGMAGVGFNCRYLPIKVFSSDENGSFGGYEGIKYAADHGCQVINLSWGGENPYSQFEQDVINYAVINKNAIIVAAAGNTPKETFFYPASYENVLAVSSVDQNDVKVASQTFNYAIDLTAPGISISTTSSTGTNTYARVGGSSMASPLVAGAAGLLRKKFPNYTARQVAEHLRVTTDNIYAVGSNNTYLEKLGHGRLNVYQALTTAQPKAVRNTENTYDYQRIYAGNVLPIIGTFENVLTPTQSLIITLSSSSPYVSVIRSTYSAGAMGSLTSKTNTAQPFQVLISKDIPANQEVSFRYGFSDGTYTDYQYFTLLLNSNYVTLKTGDLDATVTSLGNIGFNGANLKQGESVIYKNFGQMLSEGGLLVGNSPEKVSDHLRTTPPESDEDFTITQGIRFVENSKRADEEAYGAFKDRYPRVGSVGVKVKQRAFAWQNTPYIILEYQLTNTTSEPLTNLHAGLFADWDIGDYTNNAAVWDSVTRTGYTFTPDKPEVYAGITLLTDQPPTTYAIRNPASGPEAVNLADGFSNTEKFRVISNSSRQNQNTEGSNNDVSQVVGGVLPNLLTGETTTVAFAILGAEALIDLKETAQAARAKYQLLKSGPVLVKQIDSVCQGETLIIRPTGGKNFKFYADSTGKQLLNTGPGFTIPPLQQATTYYISNVDSLYESPLTAMPIVPANSPARFAFSPNPVFPGANGRVHFTDQTVGAKQWNWNFGNGTYSQEQNPTIQYTQPGKYLVTLQVTNQYGCLDSLTQTVEIKYLDYIRQWQESDILVYPIPTYDFLTIAISEGIDATQGLTISLVNVVGQQVLDKVTYQNGKQAFDLRNLANGIYYLRIQGQDGLITRRVEVLR
- the paaN gene encoding phenylacetic acid degradation protein PaaN gives rise to the protein MKKNRLKLDNSLNSRKFKKTGHSETIRISTEKYLKMAIINKEKNQTLLQQAIRALHERTFFAAYPENPTPEVYGETADLEGRTAYEAYLHKPFTELLQPNPSDWVGQEESPYLQQALGITYPFFEANTLIERAEKAFHTWRKVDPAERAVLLVEALEHVKKQFFQIAYATMHTTGQSFLMSFQASGPHAADRALEAIAAGLEEQTRFPAQTEWEKPMGKYSIKLQKSWIPVPKGISVVIGCSTFPTWNTVPGMFASLVTGNPVIIKPHPKAVLPIALIVAQVQKVLQEQNLDPTICQLAVDAQDNLITKELAEHPKVKLIDYTGSTTFGNYLEKLPGKMVFTEKAGVNSVILDSTTDLDKVLQNLAFSVSLYSGQMCTAPQNFFVPETGIKVNGEVIPYEVVTQKLSDAIEGLVNNPKAGPQILGAIQNVATEQRVKDSAQGHGKVLLSTCNIKNPAFTDARICSPVLYEVTSADKDIYNQELFGPIALIIKTKNTTESIALARELAETQGAISCAAYTTDPEIKEQIKDEMSLAGTPVSFNLTGNIYVNQNAGFSDFHVTGGNPAGNASFTNPEFVIKRFTWVGFREPAAV